TGCCTACTTCCAGTTGGTAGGTAGCAATGGCGTTCCACATCCATTTCGTCCAGTGTTCCTGCTTGGCTTCCACTGCGCTCTTGCCATTATTTGTCTGCGTTCCTTCCTGATAAGGATAAGTGAAGTAACGTGCCTGCTTGTTGGCATAGTCCAGACCGAAAGTGGAACGTAGATTGAATCCCTTGAAAGGAGTCAGATTGACATAGGCATCACCGAACATACGCCAGTAAGTGTATCGGTTGTCTTTATTGTATTCAAGTACGGCACGAGGGTTACGACGGTCGGGCCATCCGCCTACCGGTCCGCCCCATGAACCATCCGAAGCATATACGGGAATAGCGGAAGGAATGTCCAGTGCGGTTTCAATAATTCCACCCGGAGCCTGCACTTCCGACGTGCGATTTAATGTAAAATGCTGACCGATGGTCAGGATATCATCAATCAACTTATAATCGCTGTTCATACGAGCCGAGAAACGGTCGAAGTCCGTGTCTTTGATAACACCCAGATTCTTGTAATATCCCAGAGAAAAGAAAGAAGAACCTTTCTCCGAACCGTTGCTGACGGAAAGATTGTATTGCTGAATAACACCAGTACGAGTGATCTCGTCAAACCAGTCTGTGTCCGCCACAGGCATTGTATTCTTTGAATCCAGGTATTTGGAAAGAGTCATTCCGTATAATACCGGATTGCCGTCGGCATTATATCCCCAATTGTAAGCATATCCCAAAGCATTACCGTTCGGATTTTCACCGTCGTTCACGTAGGCTTGCCACATAGCTCGTCCGTATTGCTCAGTGTTCAGTACGTTCATTTTACTCTGATACATGGAGGCGGAAACAGAAGCGTCGAAATTGATTTTGATCTGTCCTTTCTTTCCTTGTTTGGTAGTAATGATGATCACGCCGTTCGCTGCACGCGAACCGTAGATAGAAGCGGATGCGGCATCTTTCAAAACCTGAATGGATTCAATATCATTACCATTCAGTTCGTGCATACCGGCTTTGGTAGGAACACCGTCGATTATATAAAGCGGGTCGTTATTGTTCAGCGTACCGATACCGCGGATACGTACGGTAGCCGATCCACTCGGATTACCATCGGCGGTGATGTTCATTCCGGGGACACGTCCCTGAAGGGCTTTCACCGGATTGTTTTCACCTTGCTTCTGGATTTCGTCTACTTTTACTACAGAAACAGCACCTGTCAGGTCGGCTTTACGCTGTGTAGTATAACCTGTTACGACAACTTCATCTACCATCTGGGTATCTTCTTCCAGTAGTACATTAACGATAGCAGCCGCTTTTACGGTCACCGGTTTATAACCAATATACGTAATCTTTAAAGTAGAGTTGACCGGAACTGAAAGAGTGAAATTACCATCGAAGTCTGTAATTGTTCCGTTGGTTGTAGCTGTAGTTTCAACGACAGAAGCACCGATAATCGGTTGCCCATCCGTTTTAGAAGTAACGTTTCCCTTTACCGTAATGTTTTGCCCCCACAGGGCCGACATGAAAGCAAACAGGAAACAAACGCTGCAAAGAAGTTTTTTGTTCTTCATGATACCAGGCATTAGTTTAATGTTATTAATTTAAAAGTACGAATTTTCTCTTTTCGATGATGCAAATTACGGTTGATTTAAGTCAACCGACTGAAAAAAATGTTTCAAATGCTGTAAGATATGTTGCATAGAACGCTATTTTATAGGGTTTTATAAGAATAATTCTCCATCATAAGAAAGTCGGGATTATATTCTCTCTCAATCATAGAAAATACTACCTTTGTATAGTAATTTAAGTCCTTGTAAAAAGGGATATTATTCATATAACAAGCATATAATCACTCAAAGTAACCAACAGAAAACTGAATGATATGAAAACAATCTCCAACGAACAACTTACTATTCAGGTATCTCCGCATGGAGCCGAACTTTGCAGTATCTTCGCCAATGGGAAAGAGTATCTGTGGCAAGCCGACCCTGCTTTTTGGAAACGCCACTCTCCTGTACTTTTCCCGATTGTAGGAAGTGTGTGGGAAAACCAGTATCGTAATGAAGGTATCGCTTATACATTGAGTCAACATGGCTTTGCCCGCGATATGGAATTTACTCTTGTTTCAGAAAAAGAAGACGAAGTACGATACCACCTTGTCAGTAATGAAGAGACATTACGGAAATTTCCTTTCCCGTTTTGTCTGGAAATAGGTTATCGTATTCAGGGTAAGCAGATCGAGGTTATATGGGAAGTTAAGAATACCGGAGAAAAAGAAATGTATTTTCAAATCGGTGCGCATCCTGCATTCTATTGGCCGGATTTTAATGCAGATACACAGAATCGTGGTTTCTTCGGTTTTGACAAGGAAGAAGGATTGAAGTATATCCTCATTTCAGAAAAAGGATGTGCAGATCCTTCCACTGAATATTCTCTGGAACTTACAGACGGGTTATTGCCATTGGATACACATACTTTCGATAAAGATGCTTTGATAATAGAGAATGAGCAAATCCATAAAGTAACCCTTTATACCAAGGAAAAGAAAGCTTATTTAAGCCTGCACTTTCATGCTCCCGTAGTCGGTCTATGGTCTCCGCCTGCAAAGAATGCCCCTTTTGTCTGCATTGAACCGTGGTACGGCCGCTGCGACCGCGCACATTACACAGGCGAATACAAAGACAAAGACTGGATGCAACACCTGCAACCGGAAGAAACTTTCAGAGGAGGGTATACGATTGAGATCGATGAATAAGTAATGACAGCCTATTCTGCGAATAGACTGAAGAAACACAGAACAGCTGCCGGACCTCACGGACGGCAGCTGCCAAACACCTAATCTACAAAACCTAACTTAAAAACTAACTCATAAATCCAATCTATGAAATACTGATTATACAAGTGATAAACAATTGATTATATCCTTGATAAATACCTATTGAAAAATAAATCCATCCTTTTATAAACCTAATCTATACACACTAAATGAATCGACTGCGAATGTACCGCCCTTACTGTAAAAACACATACGATTGTATGGCTCTGTAGGGAAAATCAGATTAGTCATCGCTATCTTCCCGCCATCCAGAAATATTTCTACCGAACACTTATCAACAAAGACATCCAGTTTGTATTCATTTTCCTTCTGGATAGGTGCCCATGTAGCCAATGCGAAATCATCTATATAATTGATAGAAGTCGTCTTCCGGCGGTCGTGCGCCTCGATCTCGTGCGGAGAGCTGTTTTTCCCGAAATCTACGATGCCGCTTTTCGTACGGTCCATCACCAGTTTCTTTTCCGGAAGATTAAAATAAATATCCACCTTCTCTCCCTTGTCATTGAAAAGACTGAATCCCATAATTTCCGCCTTTCCAGCTTCGATGTTCAGAGAAAGCTCATAAGCTCCTTCATTATCAGTCAATAAAGATTCGATGTGATAATCCTTGTCTACCGTGAAGGACGGAACATCCTTGCTTTCTTTTCGTAAGTTCTTAGTTTCCGCTACCGGTGCGGCGGAAAGATAAATATCATTGTCCTGTGTATAGAGTCCCAATTCACGGGGCAGTGCATTGGCACTACGGAACTGCCGGGTCGGAACGATATTGCAATACTGCCAGTTGCTCATCCAAGGCACTGCCACCACACGGTCTCCCGTATTTGAGAAACAGACAGTAGCATAGTGATCTTTCCCCCAGTCCAGCCATTTTGTGACATTCGGCTGATTATCACAAATAAATTTTGTGCCGTCAAAGTCACCGATAAAATATTGAGTAGCACTCCCTCCGAAGTAACATCCCGGATTTACATTGACAATCAATGCCCATTTCTTATAGTTGATATCGCCGTCTACAGGAAGTTCCACCATATCCGGACATTCAAACTGACAGGGTTGCACACCGTATCCTTCGCCAAAGCTACTCAGGTAGTTCCAGTCTTTCAGATTATGGGAGTCATAGAAACGCATTTCCTTATCGGCAGAGACAATCATCACCCATTTACTCTCCGGTGCATACCAGAAGACTTTCGGGTCACGGAAATCTTTCAGACCATCGGAAGGACGCAGAACAGGATTCTTTTCGTATTTAGTAAATGTCCGTCCGTTGTCTTTGCTATAAGCCAGACACTGAATCTGTCCGTTCTTATCGCTGGCAGAAGTATAGTAAGCGAGGATGGAACCTGCTCCGTAGCCCGCCACATTCTCCTGATCGACAATAGAACTACCGGAAAAGATATGCCCTAATGTATCACGGGCAATGGCAGGAGCCAAATGTTCCCAATGCATCAGGTCTTTGCTGACCGAATGTCCCCAGTGCATATTTCCCCATTTGGAGCCATAAGGGTTATACTGATAATACAAATGATACTCTCCATCTTTATATACCAATCCGTTTGCATCATTCATCCAGCCATAAAGGGGAGTATGATGGTAGACAGGACGGAATTTATCCGTATTGGTAGTATCAAACGTATCGGATAATTTGATTTCTTCCCAGCAGAGGGCGTCTTTCGATTTCTTTTGAATGCGTAAAGTGGCTACCTTTGTATCAGCCGGCAAAGCAAAAGGAACGAAATAATCGACCTTAGTCTGTGCCAGGCGGATATCCATATCGGTATCCGCTGCATTCCCCGTATCAAGACGCACCTGACTTTCGTCGGCTTCTTCTTCTTCGATGGGGAGTAATATATAATTAGTAGGATGAGTAATATGGACAATAGTAAGGCTATCACCTTTCTGTTCAAGAGTGAACGTGCTTTTGGTCGACTGGCAATAGGTCAGTCCAAAGGAGACAGTCAGTGCGAGTACGGCACCTTTACACAGTTTTATCCAAGGAGTTGTTTTCATGGTAACAGGATATTCAGAGTTATACTAGTGTTAATCAAAAATTGACGGAGGCAAAGATAGGGGGTATCTTCACCTTCGTCTATAAACTTTGTTTCAAAGAGTAACATTTTTGATACATCATTGAAAAAAGGGAGCTACAGGCGTACAGAGTTTGTTTTAAACTACATGACCAACTGTGTGACCAGCCGCCAAGACAGGATTTGAACCTGTACCTCAAGTCTGTAAAGACAAGCGTTCAACCGAATCGTTAACAGCGAAGTATCTCTATACTACGGCATCCCTTTCTGTTTTTTAAAAGCAGAAGTAACAGGCGAAAAGAGAAACGGGGCACGTCAATGCCGGAGTCGAACCGGATAGTCTTGCTGATTTTACAACTTCACTATTCCTCCCCTAAAATGAGACGAAGTAACTCTTCTCTACGACATTCTGCTTATGTCAAAGTAAAAAACAAGGTAACAAACGAAAAGAGACTATACCCTGCTCTATCCAACTGAGCTATGCTTTTCCTTAAAGAATAAGGAGAGCAGCGGGAGTCGAACCCGCGACCTATGGTCGTCCCAAACGAAGTAACTCTTCTCTACGACACTTGTTCTGTTTTTTTCCGTAAACCGGAATCCTGAGAACTCCGGTTATACCACTATCTTTTTTATCTCCTGCAACGCATCATTTCCTTTGTCGATTGCAGACAAAATATCAAATATCTTATCCGACCATCCCGCTATCAGAAATACATCGTCACGAGTGATATCCAGCGGAGTGTTGCCATATCCGCTTAAGTCAAACAGATACAACTTGGCTGCCGGACAAATTTTCTTGTACTTCCTCCACAAATCCGTTATCTGCAAATCACTATGGCTATTCCACAACTGACAGTCGGTGAACATCATTATCTTATCCATCTGCGCCTTCCGATCTATCAGGTCTTTGATAACCAAATATCCGTTTGTAGAGTATCCCACTTCACCTTCCCTTTTATAGAAAGCATCGACATTGGACAAGATACCCGTATCGGGCAGATTAATAATCTTCCATCTATCGCCAAAGATACCCGTCATCACCTGCTTGCAACGTGACTTCAACAACATTCCCAGCAGCAAACCGATGTCATAGTACAATACTTTACTCTTTGCCGAAACCGGACACTGCATGGAACCGGATACGTCACAGGCTATCAGCACACGGGTAGATTCATCAAATCCGGTAATATTGCGGGCAGATACCTGCACGGCACGTTCCAAAGCCGTCATCAACATCGTAGCATAGAGCGAAGGAGTCTTCGACAACTCACGGTAAGCAGCCAAAAAGCGGAAAGGCAACTGCCTGGAGTTTTCAACCGCCTTTTCGGAAGACAGCCTCTTCCCTACTGTCAGAATATGGTCTGCAGAAACTTCCGCTTCCAGTATATTCCTCAGATTGCGCAGCAAAGCCATGTATCCTAGTTTACCACTGTCTATCAATTCTTCCCATTTGGCACGGAAAGCTTTTCGCCGTTCTTCTTCCGTAGCAAAGGTACGCTGACCTAAAGCAGACAATTCTGTCTCCCAAGTATAGGGAACCGGAAGATTATCGTTAACTATTCCATTGAAAATTTCCTGTTGCCGTTCATCTTTCGCTTTCGGGTGCACAAGAAACAAGGCATCTTTCAGACAAACTTCTGCCGAACGGTTATACTTGGCAAACTGGTACGCATCGAATGTATTGAATGCATCCTGTAGCCCTGCCTGCAACTGTTTGGAAAGACGGTTCAGTTTCTTTGTCCCCGTCCGCCGGTTTGCCTGCTGATAACAGGCCAGCAGTTCGGTGATTTCATCGGCACGCCGAACGGTACGGGCAGTTACCCGCTTCACCAGATTGTCGCCCTGGTGGATACGCGCCAGTTCTACCGCCATCACCAAAGGGATGGAACGCAGGTTCATCGTTTCCCTTGCGTACGCCGCCAGTTGCGCCACAAACAAAGGGTTACATTTTCCGATGAGCGTACGGACCCTTTCTATTCTCTCTTCCTCCTGCTCATAGAAACTGTTGTTCAATGAAGTAGTTACCACGGATGTGTACAATTCCCATTCGGGTGTCAGCCGGTAAGCCGGTGCCGATTCTTTGTTCAGCACTTTATTCATTCCTTTATTTATCCAGTTAAACTTCATCATTTATACTCTTTATTTGTTTTCTTTTGCAAAGATACGGGGGTGGGTACGCAGCCTTTTTGCGTACCTCAAATTATTTTTCTACTTTTGGAGAAAATCTTTATACTTCCGCCTATGCCGGTCAATAGAAATGCCTTGATTCGTTATAAAACGATTGATAACTGTCTGCGTAATCCTTATCGTCGCTGGACACTGGAAGACTTGGTAGATGCCTGCTCGGATGCCCTTTACGAATATGAAGGAATCGACAAGGGAATCAGCAAACGTGCCGTACAAATGGATATACAGATGATGCGCAGCGAGAAGCTGGGTTATAACGCACCGATTGTGGTATACGAAAACAAGTATTACAAGTACGAAGACCCGGAATACAGCATCACACAAACCCTGCTGAACGAACAGGACCTGAAAACGATGTCGGAAGCCGTGGAAGTTCTGCGGCAGTTCAAGGGTTTCTCCTACTTCACGGAGATGAGTGAGATTGTGAACCGGCTGGAAGATCACGTAGCCTCCGCCCGAATGAAGACGACTCCGGTCATCGACTTCGAAAAGAACGAATCTCTGAAAGGGCTGGATTATCTGGATACCATTTACCATGCCATCGTCAACGAACATCCCCTGCAACTTAAATACCGTTCGTTCAAGGCCCGTTCGGCAAACAGCTTCATCTTCTATCCTTATCTATTAAAGGAATATCGCAACCGTTGGTTCGTATTTGGAGTCAGAAAAAGCGGACGGATATTGCAGAATCTGGCTCTGGACAGAATCCATTCGTTAGAGGTGTTATCGCGGGAACCCTTTATAAAGAATACATTCTTCGACCCGAACACATTCTTTGACGACTTGGTAGGGGTGACCAAAAACTCCGGAAGCAAAGCCGAGAAGGTCGGTTTTAAAGTAGCCGCCAACGAAGCCCCCTACATCCTGACCAAACCGATACACCACAGCCAACGAACCATAGAAACATTGGAAGACGGAAGTGTGATTCTTGAAATAGAAGTAGTCATCAACCATGAACTGGAACGGGTATTCTTCGGATATGCCAACGGAATACAAGTTCTTTACCCGCAGACACTGGTGGAGCTAATAGAAAAGAAATTAAGGAGGGCGGTAGAACAATACGAAAAGCCCAAGTGAGTTACATTCGGATAAAAAGCAAGTAACCGGACCATTTTCATCCTTTCCGGAGAGAAAAAGACATTTTATGATACAATTAATTCCATTTTAATGAAGAATTAATTTGCTTTATCCTCTCTTTTTAATGGTTCGACCTTTACTTTGCCCTTGATAATACCGAAAAACTCATTAAATTATGAATATGAAGAGAAGTTTAATTTTACTATGCGGTCTGCTGACCGGCTTTACCTTGCAATCTACAAAGGTAAACGCGCAGACACAAACAGTGGCTAATGACCAGAAACTGGTCTATCCCTACACCTTTGCCCCCAGCGAAGGTCTGGTGAACCAAACAGAAAAGGAACATCGACAAGAGATTTGCATCAACGGTTATTGGGATTTCCAGCCTGTCCGCTTGCCGAAAGAATACGTTCAGGGAAAAGGTATCGCTCCCGAACTACCCCTGCCGGAAAACGACAGCGAATGGAGCAAAACACGTATCAAAATCCCTTCACCGTGGAATATCAATGCTTTTGCTTACCGCGACCTGGAAGGTCCCGACCACCGCAACTACCCTTCATACCCCAAAGAATGGGAACAAGTGAAAATGGCATGGATGAAGAAGAATGTCACCATCCCTGCCGACTGGTCGGGGCAACAAATCAAACTTCACTTTGAGGCCGTAGCCGGATATTCTGAAGTCTACGTAAATAAAGAAAAGGTAGGCGAGAACTTCGATTTGTTCTTACCGTTCAGCTTTGACATCACCGATAAAGTGACTGCCGGCGAAAACATAGAGATACTGGTAGGCGTACGAAGCCAGTCGTTATTCGAAAACAATGCGACCATCGGACGCCGCATTGTTCCGGGCGGATCGATGTGGGGGTATCAGATCAACGGTATCTGGCAGGATGTATATCTGTTGGCTTTGCCGAAAATCCATCTGGAAGACGTATACGTAAAACCGCTGGTATCAAAGAATACACTGGAAATAGAAGTAACTCTTCAGAACCGGACAGAGAAGAAGACTGATGTACAACTACAAGGTAATATCTGCGAATGGGTGAACTGCGCAGGAACAGACGTCAACTCCGCTCCCGTTCCGAACTGGACGCTTGGTAATGAAGCATTGAAAGTCGCTCCTACGAAACTGTCCCTGCCAGCCAAGGCTTCACAGAAAGTGACCTTGCAAGTACCTGTCGACAAGGACATATTAAAATACTGGACTCCGGAGCATCCCAACCTGTATGCCCTGTTACTTTCCGTCAATAACCAGAAACAGACTGTCGATACCAAATACGAACGTTTCGGCTGGCGTGAATGGACATTGCAAGGTACTACACAATACCTGAACGGCGAACCTTACGCATTGCATGGTGACTCCTGGCATTTTATGGGTATCCCGCAGATGACCCGCCGTTATGCGTGGGCCTGGTTCACCGCCATTAAAGGGATGAATGCCAACGCAGTCCGTCCGCACGCGCAAGTCTATCCCCGCTTCTACCTTGATATGGCTGATGAAATGGGGATCTGCGTACTGAATGAAACAGCCAACTGGGCCAGCGACGGTGGTCCGAAACTGGACTCCGACCTCTTCTGGGAAGCATCCAAAGAACATCTGAAACGTTTTGTCCTGCGCGACAGAAATCACGCGTCCGTTTTCGGCTGGAGTATCAGCAACGAAAACAAACCCGTTATCCTGCACGTTTACAATCGCCCCGAACTGATGCCGGTACAAAAGAAGGCATGGGAAGAATGGCGTGACATTGTACATCAGTACGACCCTACCCGCCCGTGGATTTCAGCAGACGGGGAAGATGACGGTGACGGTATATTGCCCGTGACCGTAGGCCACTACGGAGACATCAACTCCATGAAACGCTGGATCGAAATCGGAAAACCTTGGGGAATCGGTGAACACAGTATGGCTTATTACGGCACCCCGGAACAGGTTGCCAAATATAATGGAGAACGCGCTTACGAATCACAGGAAGGCCGTATGGAAGGGCTGGCTAACGAATGTTACAACCTCATCGTCAACCAAAGACAGATGGGAGCCTCTTACAGCACAGTCTTCAATATGGCATGGTATGCCTTGAAACCGCTTCCACTCGGCAAGAAAGACAAAAGCAAAGCTCCCACCGTTGAAGCTGACGGAGTCTTCTTCGGTGATTACAAAGAGGGAGTTCCGGGCGTGCAGCCCGAACGGGTAGGCCCTTATTGTACGACGTTCAACCCCGGTTACGACCCGACCTTGCCGCTCTATCAGGAATGGCCGATGTACAGTGCTCTACGCGCAGCCAATGCTCCGGGGCAACCGGCCTGGTCTCCTTATGCTGTAATCGACAAACAACAGTACGATCATCGCAAAACAACAACTCCTTCCAAAAAGTATAAGGAAGTCATCTTTATCGGTAGTCAGAACAGTAAATTAAAGCAGCTGATGGATGCGCAAGGAGTCATATTCGCCAAGAAGGCAAACACTCCTTCCCTGTTGCTCTATATTGTAGACGGTAGCCAAAAGTTGGATGCTTCTACCAAAGATGAGATGCAAAAGCAAATCGCCAAAGGTGCGGATGTATGGATATGGGGACTCACACCGGAAACGGTAGCCGCATACAATGAAATTCTTCCGCTTCCGGTGTCCTTGGATAATCTGCAGCGTTCTTCTTTCCTGCCCGTACAAAAGTCATGG
This sequence is a window from Bacteroides thetaiotaomicron VPI-5482. Protein-coding genes within it:
- a CDS encoding glycoside hydrolase family 2 protein, with amino-acid sequence MKRSLILLCGLLTGFTLQSTKVNAQTQTVANDQKLVYPYTFAPSEGLVNQTEKEHRQEICINGYWDFQPVRLPKEYVQGKGIAPELPLPENDSEWSKTRIKIPSPWNINAFAYRDLEGPDHRNYPSYPKEWEQVKMAWMKKNVTIPADWSGQQIKLHFEAVAGYSEVYVNKEKVGENFDLFLPFSFDITDKVTAGENIEILVGVRSQSLFENNATIGRRIVPGGSMWGYQINGIWQDVYLLALPKIHLEDVYVKPLVSKNTLEIEVTLQNRTEKKTDVQLQGNICEWVNCAGTDVNSAPVPNWTLGNEALKVAPTKLSLPAKASQKVTLQVPVDKDILKYWTPEHPNLYALLLSVNNQKQTVDTKYERFGWREWTLQGTTQYLNGEPYALHGDSWHFMGIPQMTRRYAWAWFTAIKGMNANAVRPHAQVYPRFYLDMADEMGICVLNETANWASDGGPKLDSDLFWEASKEHLKRFVLRDRNHASVFGWSISNENKPVILHVYNRPELMPVQKKAWEEWRDIVHQYDPTRPWISADGEDDGDGILPVTVGHYGDINSMKRWIEIGKPWGIGEHSMAYYGTPEQVAKYNGERAYESQEGRMEGLANECYNLIVNQRQMGASYSTVFNMAWYALKPLPLGKKDKSKAPTVEADGVFFGDYKEGVPGVQPERVGPYCTTFNPGYDPTLPLYQEWPMYSALRAANAPGQPAWSPYAVIDKQQYDHRKTTTPSKKYKEVIFIGSQNSKLKQLMDAQGVIFAKKANTPSLLLYIVDGSQKLDASTKDEMQKQIAKGADVWIWGLTPETVAAYNEILPLPVSLDNLQRSSFLPVQKSWMHGLNNSDFYFCELQKTNASSYSLKGAFVEEGEVLLNACKTDWRKWNKRPEEIKTAGTIRSEYECTAATPVFVKCQQNASTFYLNTLTEFANSEKGFNTLSAILKNAGIAFQKPEVNIDEVFFLRDEQINFPVATKEKLVKDSDGEWTLELYVFSPRPLDDLLIEPNMPKLSLFVKAKKRALLINDKPYTAVSHDGRNEIIYKELPLLQGWNKLVIKLGAGDRNDFTGYFKCDNKKDFLPLLKAAFVNPETK
- a CDS encoding aldose 1-epimerase family protein, which codes for MKTISNEQLTIQVSPHGAELCSIFANGKEYLWQADPAFWKRHSPVLFPIVGSVWENQYRNEGIAYTLSQHGFARDMEFTLVSEKEDEVRYHLVSNEETLRKFPFPFCLEIGYRIQGKQIEVIWEVKNTGEKEMYFQIGAHPAFYWPDFNADTQNRGFFGFDKEEGLKYILISEKGCADPSTEYSLELTDGLLPLDTHTFDKDALIIENEQIHKVTLYTKEKKAYLSLHFHAPVVGLWSPPAKNAPFVCIEPWYGRCDRAHYTGEYKDKDWMQHLQPEETFRGGYTIEIDE
- a CDS encoding TROVE domain-containing protein, translating into MMKFNWINKGMNKVLNKESAPAYRLTPEWELYTSVVTTSLNNSFYEQEEERIERVRTLIGKCNPLFVAQLAAYARETMNLRSIPLVMAVELARIHQGDNLVKRVTARTVRRADEITELLACYQQANRRTGTKKLNRLSKQLQAGLQDAFNTFDAYQFAKYNRSAEVCLKDALFLVHPKAKDERQQEIFNGIVNDNLPVPYTWETELSALGQRTFATEEERRKAFRAKWEELIDSGKLGYMALLRNLRNILEAEVSADHILTVGKRLSSEKAVENSRQLPFRFLAAYRELSKTPSLYATMLMTALERAVQVSARNITGFDESTRVLIACDVSGSMQCPVSAKSKVLYYDIGLLLGMLLKSRCKQVMTGIFGDRWKIINLPDTGILSNVDAFYKREGEVGYSTNGYLVIKDLIDRKAQMDKIMMFTDCQLWNSHSDLQITDLWRKYKKICPAAKLYLFDLSGYGNTPLDITRDDVFLIAGWSDKIFDILSAIDKGNDALQEIKKIVV
- a CDS encoding DUF4980 domain-containing protein; this encodes MKTTPWIKLCKGAVLALTVSFGLTYCQSTKSTFTLEQKGDSLTIVHITHPTNYILLPIEEEEADESQVRLDTGNAADTDMDIRLAQTKVDYFVPFALPADTKVATLRIQKKSKDALCWEEIKLSDTFDTTNTDKFRPVYHHTPLYGWMNDANGLVYKDGEYHLYYQYNPYGSKWGNMHWGHSVSKDLMHWEHLAPAIARDTLGHIFSGSSIVDQENVAGYGAGSILAYYTSASDKNGQIQCLAYSKDNGRTFTKYEKNPVLRPSDGLKDFRDPKVFWYAPESKWVMIVSADKEMRFYDSHNLKDWNYLSSFGEGYGVQPCQFECPDMVELPVDGDINYKKWALIVNVNPGCYFGGSATQYFIGDFDGTKFICDNQPNVTKWLDWGKDHYATVCFSNTGDRVVAVPWMSNWQYCNIVPTRQFRSANALPRELGLYTQDNDIYLSAAPVAETKNLRKESKDVPSFTVDKDYHIESLLTDNEGAYELSLNIEAGKAEIMGFSLFNDKGEKVDIYFNLPEKKLVMDRTKSGIVDFGKNSSPHEIEAHDRRKTTSINYIDDFALATWAPIQKENEYKLDVFVDKCSVEIFLDGGKIAMTNLIFPTEPYNRMCFYSKGGTFAVDSFSVYRLGL
- a CDS encoding SusC/RagA family TonB-linked outer membrane protein encodes the protein MKNKKLLCSVCFLFAFMSALWGQNITVKGNVTSKTDGQPIIGASVVETTATTNGTITDFDGNFTLSVPVNSTLKITYIGYKPVTVKAAAIVNVLLEEDTQMVDEVVVTGYTTQRKADLTGAVSVVKVDEIQKQGENNPVKALQGRVPGMNITADGNPSGSATVRIRGIGTLNNNDPLYIIDGVPTKAGMHELNGNDIESIQVLKDAASASIYGSRAANGVIIITTKQGKKGQIKINFDASVSASMYQSKMNVLNTEQYGRAMWQAYVNDGENPNGNALGYAYNWGYNADGNPVLYGMTLSKYLDSKNTMPVADTDWFDEITRTGVIQQYNLSVSNGSEKGSSFFSLGYYKNLGVIKDTDFDRFSARMNSDYKLIDDILTIGQHFTLNRTSEVQAPGGIIETALDIPSAIPVYASDGSWGGPVGGWPDRRNPRAVLEYNKDNRYTYWRMFGDAYVNLTPFKGFNLRSTFGLDYANKQARYFTYPYQEGTQTNNGKSAVEAKQEHWTKWMWNAIATYQLEVGKHRGDVMIGMELNREDDSHFSGYKEDFSILTPDYMWPDAGSGTAQAYGAGEGYSLVSFFGKMNYSYADRYLLSLTLRRDGSSRFGKNHRYATFPSVSLGWRITQENFMKELTWLDDLKLRASWGQTGNQEISNLARYTIYAPNYGTTDSFGGQSYGTAYDITGSNGGGVLPSGFKRNQIGNDNIKWETTTQTNVGIDFSLFKQSLYGSLEYYYKKATDILTEMAGVGVLGEGGSRWINSGAMKNQGFEFNLGYRNKTAFGLTYDLNGNISTYRNEILELPETVAANGKFGGNGVKSVVGHTYGAQVGYIADGIFKSQDEVDNHATQEGAAVGRIRYRDIDHNGVIDERDQNWIYDPTPSFSYGLNIYLEYKNFDLTMFWQGVQGVDIISDVKKKSDFWSASNVGFLNKGTRLLNAWSPTNPNSDIPALTRSDTNNEQRVSTYFVENGSFLKLRNIQLGYTVPAVISKKMRMDRLRFYCSAQNLLTIKSKNFTGEDPENPNFSYPIPVNITFGLNIGF
- a CDS encoding helix-turn-helix transcriptional regulator — encoded protein: MPVNRNALIRYKTIDNCLRNPYRRWTLEDLVDACSDALYEYEGIDKGISKRAVQMDIQMMRSEKLGYNAPIVVYENKYYKYEDPEYSITQTLLNEQDLKTMSEAVEVLRQFKGFSYFTEMSEIVNRLEDHVASARMKTTPVIDFEKNESLKGLDYLDTIYHAIVNEHPLQLKYRSFKARSANSFIFYPYLLKEYRNRWFVFGVRKSGRILQNLALDRIHSLEVLSREPFIKNTFFDPNTFFDDLVGVTKNSGSKAEKVGFKVAANEAPYILTKPIHHSQRTIETLEDGSVILEIEVVINHELERVFFGYANGIQVLYPQTLVELIEKKLRRAVEQYEKPK